A DNA window from Peromyscus leucopus breed LL Stock chromosome 3, UCI_PerLeu_2.1, whole genome shotgun sequence contains the following coding sequences:
- the Sspn gene encoding sarcospan isoform X2, with translation MLCVSYQVDERTCVQFSMKVLYFLLSALGLMVCMLAVAFAVHHCSLLAQFTCETSLDSCLCKLPSSEPLSRTFVYRDVADCTSITGTFKLFLIIQIVLNLVCGLVCLLACFVMWKHRYQVFYVGVGLRSLMTSDGQQQKT, from the exons ATGCTTTGTGTCTCATATCAAGTTGATGAGAGAACATGTGTCCAGTTCTCAATGAAA GTGCTCTACTTCCTGCTGAGTGCCCTGGGCCTGATGGTCTGCATGCTGGCCGTGGCGTTTGCCGTCCACCACTGTTCCCTGCTTGCACAGTTTACCTGTGAGACCTCCCTCGATTCTTGCCTGTGCAAACTGCCTTCCTCGGAGCCTCTCAGCAGGACCTTTGTTTACCGGGATGTGGCTGACTGTACCAGCATCACTGGCACATTCAAATTGTTCTTAATTATCCAGATCGTTCTAAACCTGGTCTGTGGCCTTgtgtgcttgctggcttgctttgtGATGTGGAAACACAGGTACCAGgtcttttatgtgggtgttgggctACGCTCCCTGATGACTTCTGATggacaacaacaaaagacctaA